The Bacillus sp. F19 DNA segment GATTCACGATTACAACCAGGATAAAGCCAAAAATTACAACTCCAAATGCAAAAGCTTCTGGTGAACCAGACATTCCTGCAAATAAAATCATGAAGAACGGTGCAATTATCGTTACGATTGGAATAATATGTGTCAACAATGATTTTTTCGCATGCTGCTTCACTTCACGTTCATCAGAGATAAAGAAGACGATAATCGGAAATAAAAACGGTGCGAAAAAAATACTGAAATAGCATAAAGATGAGAGCAATTTATTTGTATTCACTTTATTT contains these protein-coding regions:
- a CDS encoding DUF4870 domain-containing protein; the protein is MNTNKLLSSLCYFSIFFAPFLFPIIVFFISDEREVKQHAKKSLLTHIIPIVTIIAPFFMILFAGMSGSPEAFAFGVVIFGFILVVIVNLVVFIYNIVQGIRILKTV